A stretch of the Drosophila sulfurigaster albostrigata strain 15112-1811.04 chromosome 2L, ASM2355843v2, whole genome shotgun sequence genome encodes the following:
- the LOC133846460 gene encoding esterase E4, with protein sequence MRAQRTNQIETAGEIDAKRFYRIVTQKSKESKKLYLGSMKELQMACLLNNVVLLVSLLVQLVLLVPVNGQSDEDPLVSTTLGSIQGTRMESFSGKAIYAFRGIPYAEPPLGELRFEAPSPYPSWGNTTLKATADSLVCPQTGITLLMSEDCLKLNVFTKNLTAQLPVIVYIHGGANKIGSGHSTYEAGPQYLMDHDVVFVAFNYRLGALGFLIGGNYGYLDQVMALEWVQAHISKFGGDPQMVTIMGMSAGSMAVSLHLASPLSKGLFHRAIMMSGSATNHFSIHNEFWSRLLARQVACPMYNTFDMVECLRNVTWHRIVEVCSQWEQYKFINMKWNYEIDNYFLPMHPSALINQGQFNKVPILASWTANELDYTTLVQVENELLLHDINENFNEYAPEFFLFDYNPTKSQRIKNFYLGQQLRELGRDNIEAFGRIFSDGIIGHGVHRLVDMARKHTNVYYSRMDYVGQRSLSAPLNEDMTLRGVGHADDLQYVMPSLWYGTIMRKDHADLFMMKRITEWFVHFATTGKPVTDSSIWPACNATSVQLLYNDRTTYVGPAAYVARFAIWDQLFPKTSGEAATIVAPRRLGLALALAMLIHRLM encoded by the exons ATGCGGGCTCAACGCACCAACCAAATAGAGACGGCGGGTGAGATCGATGCAAAACGTTTTTACCGAATTGTCACACAGAAGTCGAAAGAGAGTAAGAAACTGTATTTGGGTAGTATGAAAGAACTGCAAATGGCTTGCCTACTAAATAATGTGGTGCTGCTGGTGTCGCTGCTGGTACAGCTGGTATTGCTAGTCCCTGTCAATGGGCAGAGTGATGAGGATCCGTTGGTAAGCACAACCTTGGGAAGCATTCAGGGCACTCGAATGGAAAGCTTCAGTGGGAAGGCGATTTATGCCTTTCGCGGCATACCCTATGCAGAGCCACCACTCGGAGAGCTGCGCTTCGAGGCCCCCAGTCCATATCCTTCCTGGGGCAATACCACACTCAAGGCCACTGCCGATTCCCTGGTCTGTCCCCAGACGGGAATTACCCTGCTGATGAGCGAGGACTGTCTCAAACTTAATGTTTTCACCAAGAACCTGACGGCACAACTTCCAGTGATCGTATACATACATGGTGGAGCAAATAAGATAGGCAGTGGGCACAGCACCTACGAGGCGGGGCCACAATATCTAATGGATCACGATGTGGTGTTTGTGGCATTCAACTATCGCCTGGGTGCCTTGGGTTTCCTAATTGGTGGCAACTATGGTTATCTGGATCAGGTAATGGCCTTGGAGTGGGTGCAAGCGCACATCTCAAAGTTTGGAGGTGATCCTCAGATGGTGACTATTATGGGCATGAGTGCAGGGTCCATGGCTGTCAGTCTGCATCTCGCATCGCCGCTATCAAAGGGATTGTTTCATCGTGCCATAATGATGAGCGGCTCGGCAACAAACCACTTCAGCATACACAATGAGTTCTGGAGTCGTCTCTTGGCTCGACAGGTGGCATGTCCCATGTACAACACGTTTGATATGGTTGAGTGTCTGCGCAATGTCACCTGGCATCGCATTGTTGAAGTATGCAGCCAATGGGAGCAGTACAAGTTTATCAACATGAAGTGGAACTACGAGATTGACAACTACTTTTTGCCCATGCATCCTAGTGCACTCATCAACCAGGGTCAGTTCAATAAGGTGCCCATTCTGGCTAGCTGGACTGCCAACGAGCTGGACTACACAACATTAG TCCAAGTGGAGAATGAACTTCTACTACACGATATCAATGAGAACTTCAATGAGTATGCCCCAGAGTTCTTCCTCTTCGATTATAATCCGACAAAAAGCCAACGTATCAAGAACTTCTATTTGGGGCAGCAACTCCGGGAGCTGGGTCGCGACAACATCGAGGCATTTGGACGCATTTTTTCCGATGGCATCATTGGACATGGTGTTCATCGGCTCGTTGACATGGCACGAAAGCACACCAATGTATACTACTCACGTATGGACTATGTGGGTCAGAGAAGTCTCTCGGCACCGCTTAACGAGGATATGACTCTTCGGGGCGTGGGCCATGCCGATGATCTACAGTATGTTATGCCTAGCTTGTGGTATGGTACAATCATGAGGAAGGATCACGCTGATCTCTTTATGATGAAACGCATCACAGAGTGGTTTGTTCACTTTGCCACGACAGG GAAGCCCGTGACTGATTCAAGTATCTGGCCAGCTTGCAATGCCACAAGCGTTCAACTGCTCTACAATGACAGGACAACATATGTGGGTCCTGCAGCCTACGTCGCCCGTTTTGCCATCTGGGATCAATTGTTTCCCAAGACAAGCGGCGAAGCTGCGACTATCGTTGCCCCAAGACGCCTCGGACTGGCCTTGGCTCTAGCCATGCTCATCCATAGATTAATGTAG